Proteins encoded within one genomic window of Trichoderma asperellum chromosome 2, complete sequence:
- a CDS encoding uncharacterized protein (EggNog:ENOG41), with protein sequence MASVTSQNASPHSASVYDFDSTGDTDESWQYIDYSSGASASGSIGFLPSPASGSLNGFAIVGHVSTPPQAGLSPGSVVDMDPTVFLPASTTYQPDAEFITSDLFPSTLEGSTGSVNAAFPQNDAFLTPQQYLFMPSGSSDFQPQDLNDLTTPFLNDFQADPFSIINQTSPVQQSLPQRNALQSLPSDPSLSSWHQSSPSIAASESKFVFEDMISSPSQLSIASSSSPKSPAIKSEGSSKSGKTMRKVISGKVEKNKSESSSKFVIMTPTTIHARAGKPNPFECFEAMRTTQKGRKGPLANETKESALQVRRVGACFCCHSRKVKCDKERPCKHCKKLMLSVPQVVCWQFQDFLPVLFPDFIRGHFKKDAMASFITENVDGFTVDGSERLCSVELSSGPRFTTTLTLQAKFFTAKTCDVLQHWHLSNEKNQVDLQSQGSAPIGIEFNKGPQKDEMKKLTKGYIQALVNEPLLADQVTDSFRSTRLPNKILAIVQNFAKQSDVSRVMLQQGETEKPDGKNSPRWSSELFRSIPCIMS encoded by the exons ATGGCTTCAGTAACTTCACAGAACGCATCCCCGCACTCTGCCTCAGTCTACGACTTCGATTCTACTGGCGACACCGACGAATCATGGCAATACATTGATTATTCGAGCGGCGCATCCGCTTCGGGCTCAATAGGATTCCTTCCTAGCCCAGCAAGCGGCAGTTTAAACGGCTTCGCCATTGTCGGCCATGTTTCTACACCACCTCAGGCCGGGCTTTCGCCTGGTTCTGTCGTGGATATGGACCCTACGGTCTTCCTCCCGGCCAGCACCACATATCAGCCGGATGCTGAGTTTATAACTTCTGACCTTTTCCCGAGCACTCTTGAGGGATCTACGGGCAGTGTGAACGCGGCGTTTCCACAGAACGATGCATTTTTGACGCCGCAGCAGTATCTGTTTATGCCGTCTGGTTCGTCGGATTTTCAGCCGCAAGATCTTAACG ATCTAACAACACCTTTTCTGAACGATTTCCAAGCCGACCCATTCTCAATAATCAACCAGACAAGTCCGGTACAGCAGTCGCTGCCTCAGCGAAATGCGCTTCAATCACTACCCTCTGATCCCAGCCTCTCTTCATGGCACCAGTCAAGTCCCAGTATTGCCGCTTCCGAAAGCAAGTTTGTGTTTGAGGACATGATCTCTTCGCCGAGCCAACTAAGCAtcgcctcttcctcgagcCCGAAATCGCCTGCTATCAAATCCGAGGGGAGCAGCAAATCCGGAAAGACGATGCGCAAAGTGATTAGCGGCAAAGtcgagaagaacaagagcgAATCCTCCAGCAAGTTTGTCATTATGACGCCGACAACAATTCATGCCCGTGCTGGCAAGCCGAATCCCTTTGAATGCTTCGAGGCTATGAGGACGACGCAAAAGGGCCGGAAAGGCCCCCTTGCGAATGAGACAAAAGAGAGCGCCCTGCAGGTTCGGAGAGTGGGCGCATGCTTTTGTTGCCATAGCCGCAAAGTCAAGTGTGATAAAGAGAGGCCGTGTAAGCACTGCAAGAAGCTCATGCTTTCAGTTCCACAAGTGGTATGCTGGCAGTTCCAGGATTTCCTGCCGGTATTATTTCCCGATTTCATCCGTGGGCACTTCAAGAAGGATGCTATGGCTAGTTTTATCACTGAGAATGTCGACGGCTTCACGGTGGATGGATCCGAACGGCTTTGTAGTGTTGAGCTCTCTTCAGGCCCACGATTTACGACTACATTGACACTTCAAGCCAAATTCTTCACGGCCAAGACATGCGATGTTTTACAGCACTGGCATCTAAGTAATGAGAAGAATCAGGTTGATCTCCAGTCCCAGGGATCGGCTCCCATTGGTATCGAATTTAACAAAGGCCCTCAGAAAGACGAAATGAAAAAGTTGACCAAGGGATACATTCAAGCTCTAGTGAATGAGCCGTTGCTTGCAGATCAGGTGACGGACTCATTCAGATCTACCAGGCTTCCTAACAAGATTCTAGCAATTGTACAAAACTTTGCAAAACAGTCAGATGTAAGTCGAGTGATGTTACAACAAGGAGAAACGGAAAAACCTGACGGGAAGAACAGTCCACGATGGTCAAGCGAGCTCTTTCGATCTATACCATGCATTATGTCATGA
- a CDS encoding uncharacterized protein (EggNog:ENOG41), producing MASVTSQNASPHSASVYDFDSTGDTDESWQYIDYSSGASASGSIGFLPSPASGSLNGFAIVGHVSTPPQAGLSPGSVVDMDPTVFLPASTTYQPDAEFITSDLFPSTLEGSTGSVNAAFPQNDAFLTPQQYLFMPSGSSDFQPQDLNDLTTPFLNDFQADPFSIINQTSPVQQSLPQRNALQSLPSDPSLSSWHQSSPSIAASESKFVFEDMISSPSQLSIASSSSPKSPAIKSEGSSKSGKTMRKVISGKVEKNKSESSSKFVIMTPTTIHARAGKPNPFECFEAMRTTQKGRKGPLANETKESALQVRRVGACFCCHSRKVKCDKERPCKHCKKLMLSVPQVVCWQFQDFLPVLFPDFIRGHFKKDAMASFITENVDGFTVDGSERLCSVELSSGPRFTTTLTLQAKFFTAKTCDVLQHWHLSNEKNQVDLQSQGSAPIGIEFNKGPQKDEMKKLTKGYIQALVNEPLLADQVTDSFRSTRLPNKILAIVQNFAKQSDSTMVKRALSIYTMHYVMTRHLCLTRQSIISLQPTGLVPQNTPWVTPRVLARQIKSLVDELILRDMQSLFELFSKSLKPKLRREWAPCLASFLVLCLFMEAVETAADNFVVSQNEIDQRNKYSPKYNRSLAQDTCKELENMPFKQFAYQFHHLYQTHTKDANTRSFNPLFDDAFLEQGELDPAAVEMVQNLRELFHGEDWQDMQFLADDELLLHREEHPYPMDTSFLYTGRLVAKFLLSFTNESVIFASKI from the exons ATGGCTTCAGTAACTTCACAGAACGCATCCCCGCACTCTGCCTCAGTCTACGACTTCGATTCTACTGGCGACACCGACGAATCATGGCAATACATTGATTATTCGAGCGGCGCATCCGCTTCGGGCTCAATAGGATTCCTTCCTAGCCCAGCAAGCGGCAGTTTAAACGGCTTCGCCATTGTCGGCCATGTTTCTACACCACCTCAGGCCGGGCTTTCGCCTGGTTCTGTCGTGGATATGGACCCTACGGTCTTCCTCCCGGCCAGCACCACATATCAGCCGGATGCTGAGTTTATAACTTCTGACCTTTTCCCGAGCACTCTTGAGGGATCTACGGGCAGTGTGAACGCGGCGTTTCCACAGAACGATGCATTTTTGACGCCGCAGCAGTATCTGTTTATGCCGTCTGGTTCGTCGGATTTTCAGCCGCAAGATCTTAACG ATCTAACAACACCTTTTCTGAACGATTTCCAAGCCGACCCATTCTCAATAATCAACCAGACAAGTCCGGTACAGCAGTCGCTGCCTCAGCGAAATGCGCTTCAATCACTACCCTCTGATCCCAGCCTCTCTTCATGGCACCAGTCAAGTCCCAGTATTGCCGCTTCCGAAAGCAAGTTTGTGTTTGAGGACATGATCTCTTCGCCGAGCCAACTAAGCAtcgcctcttcctcgagcCCGAAATCGCCTGCTATCAAATCCGAGGGGAGCAGCAAATCCGGAAAGACGATGCGCAAAGTGATTAGCGGCAAAGtcgagaagaacaagagcgAATCCTCCAGCAAGTTTGTCATTATGACGCCGACAACAATTCATGCCCGTGCTGGCAAGCCGAATCCCTTTGAATGCTTCGAGGCTATGAGGACGACGCAAAAGGGCCGGAAAGGCCCCCTTGCGAATGAGACAAAAGAGAGCGCCCTGCAGGTTCGGAGAGTGGGCGCATGCTTTTGTTGCCATAGCCGCAAAGTCAAGTGTGATAAAGAGAGGCCGTGTAAGCACTGCAAGAAGCTCATGCTTTCAGTTCCACAAGTGGTATGCTGGCAGTTCCAGGATTTCCTGCCGGTATTATTTCCCGATTTCATCCGTGGGCACTTCAAGAAGGATGCTATGGCTAGTTTTATCACTGAGAATGTCGACGGCTTCACGGTGGATGGATCCGAACGGCTTTGTAGTGTTGAGCTCTCTTCAGGCCCACGATTTACGACTACATTGACACTTCAAGCCAAATTCTTCACGGCCAAGACATGCGATGTTTTACAGCACTGGCATCTAAGTAATGAGAAGAATCAGGTTGATCTCCAGTCCCAGGGATCGGCTCCCATTGGTATCGAATTTAACAAAGGCCCTCAGAAAGACGAAATGAAAAAGTTGACCAAGGGATACATTCAAGCTCTAGTGAATGAGCCGTTGCTTGCAGATCAGGTGACGGACTCATTCAGATCTACCAGGCTTCCTAACAAGATTCTAGCAATTGTACAAAACTTTGCAAAACAGTCAGAT TCCACGATGGTCAAGCGAGCTCTTTCGATCTATACCATGCATTATGTCATGACACGGCATCTCTGCCTAACCCGCCAGTCCATCATCTCTCTACAGCCAACGGGCCTTGTACCTCAGAACACCCCATGGGTCACTCCCCGAGTACTTGCCCGGCAAATCAAGTCCCTTGTTGACGAGCTCATTTTACGCGATATGCAGTCCCTCTTTGAGCTCTTCTCAAAGTCACTCAAACCCAAGCTCCGACGAGAATGGGCACCGTGCCTTGCGTCCTTCTTGGTTCTTTGCCTCTTCATGGAAGCTGTTGAGACGGCTGCGGATAACTTTGTCGTATCACAGAATGAGATTGATCAGAGGAATAAGTATTCTCCCAAATACAATAGATCACTTGCACAAGATACCtgcaaggagctggagaacATGCCGTTCAAGCAGTTTGCATATCAATTCCACCACCTCTACCAGACTCATACAAAGGATGCAAATACAAGGAGCTTCAACCCCTTATTCGACGACGCCTTCCTTGAACAGGGTGAACTTGACCCTGCGGCGGTGGAAATGGTGCAGAACCTGAGAGAGCTTTTCCATGGGGAAGACT GGCAAGACATGCAGTTTCTCGCTGATGATGAGCTCTTGCTCCACCGAGAGGAGCATCCATATCCTATGGATACATCGTTCCTTTACACTGGGCGCCTGGTGGCCAAGTTTTTGCTATCATTTACTAACGAAAGCGTAATCTTTGCAAGCAAGATATGA
- a CDS encoding uncharacterized protein (EggNog:ENOG41), whose product MTAALLPHQANMPSYNTVDLDEVSSLPSNFSYSQSSMAAPTPAMFSFSHTEPTADLMNGSSWGANAEGPQNLHDYPDNGSSHSGEAEEYLFASGHNSPRGPRLDQAQPAEVAWAAPKAPMSIHIGAQAMSRASSSRSNGSAVSPTQMSNMSTRGNAQAFRSGPQSTGSMAGMDSCLLNSDAHGVSSHLYWSDYASLEMGLGADGVAFPVHNVNPLHVVPSQMQFANDAVPDVSSPSTWDCFSSSISRTSSPATIDDSWQSAPFSPASSPELCQSPRDRKLPMMPEDLHKHAVSQMEDTSSLPQAYTARRQGNEGESARDHALYKNVTPKGDGLFHCPWEGQQNCNHKPEKLKCNYDKFVDSHLKPYRCKAEACEGARFSSTACLLRHEREAHGLHGHGDKPFLCMHEGCERSIPGSGFPRQWNLRDHMKRVHNDHGSAGSSPTGAAQQAAKGRKRKSDASDAQGSTSRKASIKSMPAPEPKQPPVKPLIEQWMDHHKVVTDMLSRMTKPNDVHNLQHISEAQKHLEAMLKMTSTQVNIKTELAPNGRHYLP is encoded by the exons ATGACAGCTGCTCTTTTGCCTCACCAGGCGAACATGCCTAGCTACAATACTGTTGACCTTGATGAGGTCTCTTCGCTGCCCAG CAACTTCAGCTACTCTCAGTCATCTATGGCTGCGCCTACCCCTGccatgttttctttttctcataCAGAACCAACGGCGGACCTTATGAACGGTTCGTCGTGGGGTGCAAATGCAGAAGGGCCACAGAACTTACATGATTACCCGGACAATGGATCATCGCACTCAGGAGAAGCCGAGGAATATCTTTTTGCATCTGGTCATAACTCACCTAGGGGACCCAGACTTGATCAGGCCCAACCCGCCGAGGTGGCATGGGCCGCTCCCAAAGCGCCCATGTCCATCCACATAGGAGCCCAGGCTATGTCTCGAGCTAGCTCGAGCCGCTCCAACGGCTCTGCTGTTTCACCGACACAGATGTCTAATATGAGCACTAGAGGTAATGCACAAGCTTTCCGGAGTGGACCTCAATCTACTGGCTCCATGGCCGGAATGGATTCCTGCCTCTTGAACTCAGATGCCCACGGTGTTTCATCCCACCTTTACTGGTCCGACTACGCCTCTCTCGAAATGGGCCTGGGTGCCGATGGCGTTGCTTTTCCGGTCCATAACGTGAACCCGCTCCACGTGGTTCCATCTCAGATGCAGTTTGCCAATGATGCTGTTCCGGATGTATCATCCCCCAGCACCTGGGATTGTTTTTCTAGCTCCATCTCCAGAACTTCCTCCCCTGCTACCATTGATGATTCATGGCAATCTGCTCCTTTTAGCCCTGCCTCTTCCCCCGAGCTTTGCCAATCGCCTAG AGACAGAAAACTTCCCATGATGCCAGAGGACCTTCACAAACACGCCGTATCCCAGATGGAAGATACTTCCTCTCTTCCCCAAGCCTATACAGCTCGCCGACAGGGAAACGAAGGAGAGTCTGCCCGAGACCATGCCTTGTACAAGAACGTCACTCCTAAGGGAGACGGTCTCTTTCACTGCCCCTGGGAGGGCCAGCAAAACTGCAACCACAAGCCCGAGAAGCTTAAGTGCAACTACGA CAAGTTTGTTGACTCCCACTTGAAACCCTATCGATGCAAGGCTGAAGCTTGCGAGGGCGCCAGATTTTCCTCTACTGCCTGCCTTCTTCGCCACGAGCGTGAGGCTCATGGTCTTCATGGCCACGGCGACAAGCCTTTCCTCTGCATGCATGAAGGCTGTGAGCGATCGATTCCTGGCAGCGGTTTCCCGCGCCAGTGGAACCTGCGCGACCACATGAAGCGAGTTCACAATGATCACGGCAGCGCTGGTAGCTCCCCTACTGGAGCTGCTCAGCAAGCCGCCAAGGGACGCAAGCGCAAGTCTGATGCTTCTGATGCCCAAGGCTCCACTAGCCGCAAGGCCTCAATCAAGTCGATGCCTGCCCCAGAGCCAAAGCAGCCCCCTGTCAAGCCTCTTATTGAACAGTGGATGGACCACCACAAGGTGGTAACTGATATGCTTAGCCGCATGACCAAGCCCAACGATGTCCACAACCTCCAGCACATCTCTGAGGCCCAAAAGCACCTTGAGGCTATGCTCAAGATGACTTCGACCCAAGTGAACATCAAGACCGAGTTGGCACCCAATGGCCGACACTATTTGCCTTGA
- a CDS encoding uncharacterized protein (TransMembrane:3 (o12-31i281-299o305-322i)) produces the protein MPADSLLNQLVWILPASITIAIGIVTIMGFFGGNQMPVEGKTVLITGASEGMGLSAAKMLSFKGANVVLISRSVDKLEEALKIVKAAAKDKSKQRFHYIAADVSAPSYATPLLAEVREWNNGNPPDIVWCIAGMSTPELFVDMDMSSLRRQMDVNFYGTAEMSHAILKEWLAVDAPVEKEAKHLIMTGSVLALYTIPGYAPYSPSKWAMRGLADTISQEVMMYPQNVKVHMVFPGTILSPGYAREILTTPEITTILESSDPQQTPDQVADAAIKGLERGEYFVTVAWLGALMKWGMLGGSFRNNWFVDTIMAWIVNFLWIFIQPDLHGKIRKYGKTHGHPSKAKQERQERQT, from the exons ATGCCCGCAGACAGCCTGCTGAATCAGTTGGTCTGGATCTTGCCTGCTAGTATAaccattgccattggcatcgtcaccatcatGGGTTTTTTCGGCGGAAACCAGATGCCTGTTGAAGGCAAG ACCGTCCTGATCACGGGAGCTTCAGAAGGCATGGGCCTATCAGCCGCGAAGATGCTGTCCTTCAAGGGCGCCAACGTTGTCCTTATTTCTCGCAGCGTCGATAAGCTCGAAGAAGCTCTCAAGATTGTCAAG GCTGCCGCCAAAGACAAGAGTAAGCAGCGATTCCACTACATTGCTGCCGATGTCTCTGCGCCGTCCTACGCTACTCCCCTCCTTGCTGAGGTTCGGGAATGGAACAATGGCAATCCTCCTGACATTGTCTGGTGTATCGCCGGAATGTCTACTCCGGAACTGTTTGTCGACATGGATATGTCATCTCTACGCCGCCAGATGGACGTCAACTTCTACGGCACAGCTGAAATGTCTCACGCCATCCTCAAGGAATGGCTGGCAGTCGATGCTCCTGTAGAGAAAGAGGCTAAGCATCTCATCATGACTGGTAGTGTCCTGGCGCTGTATACCATCCCTGGCTACGCACCCTACTCTCCTTCCAAGTGGGCGATGCGAGGCTTGGCGGATACCATATCCCAAGAGGTGATGATGTACCCGCAGAACGTCAAAGTCCACATGGTCTTCCCTGGAACTATTCTTTCGCCTGGATATGCCCGTGAGATTCTCACCACGCCTGAGATCACCACAATCCTGGAATCTAGCGACCCCCAACAGACTCCCGATCAAGTCGCAGATGCTGCAATCAAGGGACTGGAGCGCGGTGAATATTTCGTTACTGTGGCATGGCTTGGTGCGCTTATGAAATGGGGCATGCTTGGTGGTTCGTTCCGTAATAACTGGTTTGTTGATACCATCATGGCATGGATTGTTAATTTCCTTTGGATATTTATTCAGCCTGATCTTCATGGAAAGATCAGGAAGTATGGCAAGACACATGGTCATCCTAGCAAGGCCAAGCAGGAACGTCAGGAACGTCAAACGTAA
- a CDS encoding uncharacterized protein (SECRETED:SignalP(1-20)), which yields MVVIPAAILTYLVLTPVTHQRREDRFFLCRLLHCLTTDAIHQGPIGSLNWNPQPQAYTEPSLQPRQGIMMIAQAS from the exons ATGGTGGTTATCCCAGCGGCAATTCTCACATATCTGGTGCTCACGCCTGTCACCCATCAGCGCAGGGAGGACCGGTTCTTTCTCTGCAGGTTGCTTCATTGCCTGACAACCGATGCAATCCATCAAGGACCTATCGGATCTCTCAATTG GAATCCTCAGCCGCAGGCTTACACCGAACCTAGCCTTCAGCCGCGGCAAGGCATTATGATGATCGCCCAGGCTTCATAG
- the MIC10 gene encoding Mitochondrial inner membrane organizing system component (TransMembrane:1 (o33-52i)), producing MSETTAPRSPSAISRPVSEALLNEKWDRCLSNLLVKSTLGLGFGVVFSVLLFKRRAWPAYLGAGFGAGRAYEECNFNLKQAARDLKKPSA from the exons ATGTCCGAGACCACCGCCCCTCGCTCCCCAAGCGCCATTTCCCGGCCTGTTAGCGAAGCGCTTCTCAACGAGAAG TGGGATCGCTGCCTCTCCAACCTCCTCGTCAAGTCCACTCTCGGTCTCGGATTCGGCGTCGTCTTCTCCGTCCTCCTGTTTAAGCGAAGAGCCTGGCCCGCCTACCTGGGTGCCGGCTTTGGTGCTGGACGAGCCTACGAAGAGTGCAACTTCAACCTGAAGCAGGCTGCCCGAGACCTGAAGAAGCCCTCAGCATAA
- a CDS encoding uncharacterized protein (TransMembrane:2 (i242-260o266-283i)): MQTVLITGASEGMGLSAAKMLSFKGANVVLISRSVDKLEEALKIVKAAAKDKSKQRFHYIAADVSAPSYATPLLAEVREWNNGNPPDIVWCIAGMSTPELFVDMDMSSLRRQMDVNFYGTAEMSHAILKEWLAVDAPVEKEAKHLIMTGSVLALYTIPGYAPYSPSKWAMRGLADTISQEVMMYPQNVKVHMVFPGTILSPGYAREILTTPEITTILESSDPQQTPDQVADAAIKGLERGEYFVTVAWLGALMKWGMLGGSFRNNWFVDTIMAWIVNFLWIFIQPDLHGKIRKYGKTHGHPSKAKQERQERQT; the protein is encoded by the exons ATGCAGACCGTCCTGATCACGGGAGCTTCAGAAGGCATGGGCCTATCAGCCGCGAAGATGCTGTCCTTCAAGGGCGCCAACGTTGTCCTTATTTCTCGCAGCGTCGATAAGCTCGAAGAAGCTCTCAAGATTGTCAAG GCTGCCGCCAAAGACAAGAGTAAGCAGCGATTCCACTACATTGCTGCCGATGTCTCTGCGCCGTCCTACGCTACTCCCCTCCTTGCTGAGGTTCGGGAATGGAACAATGGCAATCCTCCTGACATTGTCTGGTGTATCGCCGGAATGTCTACTCCGGAACTGTTTGTCGACATGGATATGTCATCTCTACGCCGCCAGATGGACGTCAACTTCTACGGCACAGCTGAAATGTCTCACGCCATCCTCAAGGAATGGCTGGCAGTCGATGCTCCTGTAGAGAAAGAGGCTAAGCATCTCATCATGACTGGTAGTGTCCTGGCGCTGTATACCATCCCTGGCTACGCACCCTACTCTCCTTCCAAGTGGGCGATGCGAGGCTTGGCGGATACCATATCCCAAGAGGTGATGATGTACCCGCAGAACGTCAAAGTCCACATGGTCTTCCCTGGAACTATTCTTTCGCCTGGATATGCCCGTGAGATTCTCACCACGCCTGAGATCACCACAATCCTGGAATCTAGCGACCCCCAACAGACTCCCGATCAAGTCGCAGATGCTGCAATCAAGGGACTGGAGCGCGGTGAATATTTCGTTACTGTGGCATGGCTTGGTGCGCTTATGAAATGGGGCATGCTTGGTGGTTCGTTCCGTAATAACTGGTTTGTTGATACCATCATGGCATGGATTGTTAATTTCCTTTGGATATTTATTCAGCCTGATCTTCATGGAAAGATCAGGAAGTATGGCAAGACACATGGTCATCCTAGCAAGGCCAAGCAGGAACGTCAGGAACGTCAAACGTAA
- a CDS encoding uncharacterized protein (EggNog:ENOG41) — translation MSPENMAQPGFAYNMPSATNNHWNPPRSLFAEPYNGGRLAGSLYPISSMNLTTSTYPWADSPPAPPNANFSRIDPPVSAQQSYVPRSPPGANSGSNSIYPGPVYGSHKRSRSSAWDGQSRYSPTGSVDDIIASPSLSDYSLDNGLDFGIPTNKPKQQNNKARSQRRPSNRDEFDGPHQFLQRPPPDVIAMQERELPHLPTNLHVQEQDNVLNQVNDRLSQCAYDFVAKYQFPIPLTQDMRPVERPQDREWTEWVYLLKRLATKRRIPARVLYNGQIKQFVTILENSLEMRHAAKHQSRPLKDDRNILQLISAGIQVAKILKDASAMDYLDRLYVSTEKQIQERANARFRS, via the exons ATGAGCCCTGAAAACATGGCACAGCCTGGATTTGCTTACAACATGCCTTCCGCTACCAACAACCACTGGAATCCGCCTCGCAG CCTTTTCGCTGAGCCATACAACGGCGGCAGACTTGCTGGCAGTCTGTATCCAATTTCTAG CATGAACCTCACGACCAGCACCTATCCCTGGGCTGATAGCCCTCCCGCGCCTCCGAACGCAAACTTTTCGAGAATCGATCCTCCAGTGTCGGCCCAGCAATCCTATGTCCCTCGCTCTCCACCCGGGGCAAACAGCGGCTCCAATTCCATCTATCCCGGACCGGTATATGGATCTCACAAGCGCAGCAGATCGTCTGCCTGGGATGGACAGAGCAGATATTCACCAACAGGCTCAGTCGATGATATCATTGCCTCTCCAAGTCTGTCCGACTACTCTTTGGACAACGGGCTAGACTTTGGCATCCCTACCAACAAGCCAAAGCAACAAAACAATAAAGCTCGATCGCAGCGACGACCGTCGAATCGAGACGAATTTGATGGCCCCCATCAATTCTTACAGCGCCCACCACCTGATGTTATTGCTATGCAGGAGAGAGAACTTCCGCATCTGCCAACCAACCTTCACGTGCAGGAACAAGACAATGTTCTCAACCAGGTCAATGACCGGTTGTCTCAATGCGCCTATGATTTTGTGGCTAAATACCAGTTTCCAATCCCACTAACTCAAGACATGAGGCCCGTAGAGAGGCCACAAGATCGAGAGTGGACTGAGTGGGTCTACCTCTTAAAGAGACTTGCTACCAAACGACGCATTCCGGCTCGAGTGCTATATAACGGACAAATCAAGCAGTTTGTCACAATACTCGAGAATTCACTAGAGATGCGGCATGCTGCTAAGCATCAGAGCCGCCCTCTGAAAGATGATCGCAACATCCTCCAGCTCATTTCGGCTGGTATTCAGGTGGCTAAAATCCTGAAAGATGCGTCGGCGATGGACTATCTCGACCGACTATACGTTTCAACGGAGAAGCAGATACAGGAGCGTGCCAACGCGCGATTCCGATCTTAA
- a CDS encoding uncharacterized protein (TransMembrane:1 (o17-39i)) produces MSEAQFQRSLEDIRLEIVLLAAEVFFLVSVLGAIILFNLDLYSQSRKLRVSAESYKTRPHCFGRGRPRYRGAIY; encoded by the coding sequence ATGTCTGAAGCCCAGTTCCAGCGTTCTTTGGAAGACATCAGGCTTGAGATTGTCCTTCTCGCCGCCGAGGTGTTTTTCCTAGTGTCCGTGCTTGGTGCCATTATTCTCTTCAATCTTGATCTCTACAGCCAGTCCCGGAAGCTGAGAGTAAGTGCCGAGTCGTATAAGACTCGACCGCACTGCTTCGGGAGAGGCCGACCTCGATACAGAGGTGCCATCTACTGA